The Bacteroidota bacterium genome window below encodes:
- a CDS encoding M20/M25/M40 family metallo-hydrolase, which translates to MKSKLFLLLTFIIFVGFVPRDGTNPEISKDDIIKHIKYLASDELEGRFPGTNGDKLAEKYILKEFESYGIKPAGEKGYLEPFEMVTELKLGEKNYFNTTMNGATTRYQEGHEYVPYGFSESKVASGELVFVGYGITATELGYDDYKDKDGNVIDVKGKIVVMMRYTPPSSDPHNNPFAKYEQTRFKILPAREGGAAGMILISGYDGDPDDKLAKLRFDNSLSGAGIPVINAKRSIIEGIMQANGINLKDVEKGINESGKPNSFVLKGANAEFLTDVIQEKITTNNIIGKIEGSDPVLKNEVVLIGAHKDHLGYGAQYGSLYEGNDRLIHSGADDNASGTSAVLELAQKFASNKELTKRTMVFMFFNGEEAGLLGSAYFTKSKLFTDMNVTAMINLDMVGRLSDNKLNIGGTGTSSLWSNLIDSVNKTYNFNLNKTPDGFGPSDHASFYSQNIPVLFFFTGNHPDYHKPSDKWDKINSDGEEQITKMTYTIALTMANYPSKIDFIKVVNSNEGKTMGGIKVYIGTIPDYSSQAEGMEITGVKAGSPAEKGGLQAKDVIIKFGKHDIKNVYDYTYALAEYKPNEEVEIVVKRNGETVTLKVVCGSR; encoded by the coding sequence ATGAAATCAAAATTATTTTTACTCTTAACATTTATAATCTTTGTCGGATTTGTTCCAAGGGACGGCACCAATCCTGAAATATCCAAAGACGATATAATAAAACATATAAAATATCTTGCATCAGATGAGCTTGAAGGAAGATTCCCGGGCACAAATGGTGACAAACTTGCCGAGAAATATATTTTAAAAGAGTTTGAATCCTACGGAATAAAACCTGCAGGAGAGAAAGGATATCTTGAACCGTTTGAAATGGTTACTGAGCTGAAGCTCGGCGAAAAAAATTATTTCAACACTACAATGAACGGCGCAACGACAAGATATCAGGAAGGGCATGAGTATGTTCCTTACGGATTCTCAGAGAGCAAAGTCGCAAGCGGCGAATTGGTTTTTGTCGGATACGGAATTACCGCTACTGAACTCGGTTACGATGACTATAAAGATAAAGACGGAAATGTAATTGACGTAAAAGGAAAAATTGTTGTAATGATGCGATATACTCCGCCATCGAGCGACCCGCATAACAATCCATTTGCAAAATATGAACAGACAAGATTTAAAATTCTCCCTGCGCGTGAAGGCGGGGCAGCAGGTATGATCTTAATAAGCGGATATGACGGCGACCCCGATGACAAGCTTGCTAAGTTACGTTTTGATAACTCGCTCAGCGGAGCCGGTATTCCTGTCATCAATGCAAAGAGAAGTATCATTGAAGGAATAATGCAGGCTAACGGAATTAATTTAAAAGATGTTGAGAAGGGGATTAACGAATCAGGCAAGCCAAACTCATTTGTTCTCAAAGGAGCAAACGCAGAATTTCTAACCGACGTTATTCAGGAAAAAATTACAACCAATAACATCATCGGTAAAATAGAAGGCTCAGACCCAGTATTAAAAAACGAAGTTGTGTTAATCGGCGCGCATAAAGATCACCTTGGCTACGGCGCGCAATACGGTTCGTTATATGAAGGCAATGACAGACTCATTCACAGCGGAGCAGATGATAATGCTTCAGGAACAAGCGCAGTGCTTGAGCTTGCTCAGAAGTTTGCATCGAATAAAGAGCTTACAAAAAGAACAATGGTGTTTATGTTTTTTAATGGAGAAGAAGCCGGTTTATTAGGCTCGGCATATTTTACGAAGTCAAAACTCTTCACGGATATGAATGTAACTGCTATGATAAATCTTGACATGGTTGGAAGATTATCAGATAACAAGCTTAACATAGGAGGTACAGGAACATCTTCTTTATGGAGCAACCTGATTGACTCAGTAAACAAGACTTACAATTTTAATCTCAATAAAACTCCGGACGGCTTTGGTCCTTCTGACCATGCGTCGTTTTATTCTCAAAACATTCCTGTATTATTTTTCTTCACTGGAAATCATCCTGACTATCACAAACCATCCGATAAATGGGATAAAATAAATTCAGACGGTGAAGAGCAGATTACAAAGATGACATATACGATTGCTCTGACTATGGCAAATTATCCGAGCAAGATTGACTTTATCAAAGTTGTGAACAGCAACGAAGGCAAGACAATGGGTGGAATAAAAGTTTATATCGGAACGATTCCGGATTATTCATCACAGGCAGAAGGAATGGAAATTACGGGAGTGAAGGCCGGCAGCCCTGCAGAAAAGGGAGGCTTGCAAGCGAAGGATGTTATAATAAAATTCGGCAAACACGATATAAAAAATGTTTATGATTACACTTATGCTTTAGCAGAATACAAACCTAACGAAGAAGTTGAAATTGTTGTGAAGAGAAACGGTGAAACGGTTACGTTGAAGGTTGTGTGCGGAAGCCGATAA
- a CDS encoding T9SS type A sorting domain-containing protein, producing the protein MHKYLILFLFLFTNAFSQWSNNTAVNNPLVIAPFNQLGAKCISDGNDGMIIVWEDNRTQSSGNRDVYAQRVNKFGVRVWGDSTGIPIGVKINEDERYYDICTDGKGGAIIVWDDNIVSARTILKGQRISSAGAKLWSDTGKVIVNDGNRQSQAKICADNAGGCYIAYLTSEISSSDYEVKANRLDSNGNKMWTNGVWVSQQDGNASEIEGCTTSDNGFFVVWGDPRNSKITWNDLYCQKIGPSGNAVWQVNGIPLCTSNYTQQYERCIADNSGGAFIVWNDNRNSDSITTRVDIFCQRMNSTGTPVFGTNGKAICTAVESQYRPDPVTDMKGGVIVNWNDFRNGPSSPFNIDIYAQRFDSLGNMKWTADGKQICDAPLSQNNNRGISDGNFGSIITWDDRRAGTSIYDIYAQRIDSNGNLLWSADDILVSNAAGNQYSPKIVKTNDGAIICFEDTRTGLSDYNLYTMKILNNGGLVGVNSSSYEVVNNFSLKQNYPNPFNPVTTIKYELKNSAYIQLKIYDVLGSEVAQLVNEKQSSGAYEIKFDGSSLSSGVYFYKLISNDFSEVRSMILIK; encoded by the coding sequence ATGCATAAATATCTCATCCTGTTCTTATTTCTATTTACAAATGCCTTCTCACAATGGTCAAATAATACAGCGGTAAATAATCCGTTAGTCATTGCTCCTTTTAATCAGCTTGGAGCGAAATGTATCTCCGACGGAAACGACGGAATGATTATTGTCTGGGAAGATAACAGAACACAGTCTTCAGGTAACAGAGATGTTTACGCTCAGCGTGTAAATAAATTTGGAGTAAGAGTCTGGGGAGATTCTACAGGAATTCCTATAGGAGTAAAAATAAATGAAGATGAAAGATATTACGATATCTGTACTGACGGCAAAGGCGGAGCAATAATAGTTTGGGATGATAATATTGTTTCAGCTAGAACAATTCTCAAGGGGCAAAGAATATCCAGCGCTGGCGCAAAATTATGGAGCGATACAGGCAAAGTAATTGTAAACGACGGCAACAGACAATCACAGGCAAAAATTTGCGCCGATAACGCAGGCGGATGTTACATAGCGTACCTGACGAGTGAAATTAGCTCTTCAGATTACGAAGTAAAAGCAAACAGATTAGACAGCAACGGAAATAAAATGTGGACTAACGGAGTATGGGTTTCGCAGCAGGACGGAAATGCATCAGAAATAGAAGGATGCACAACATCAGATAACGGATTTTTTGTAGTATGGGGAGACCCGCGGAATTCAAAAATTACATGGAACGATTTATACTGTCAAAAGATTGGTCCATCGGGAAATGCTGTATGGCAGGTAAACGGAATACCGCTCTGCACATCAAATTACACTCAGCAATACGAAAGATGCATTGCAGATAATTCGGGCGGAGCATTTATAGTATGGAACGATAACAGAAATTCGGATTCTATTACAACCCGCGTAGATATATTTTGTCAGAGGATGAACAGTACAGGTACACCTGTTTTCGGAACAAACGGTAAAGCAATCTGTACAGCTGTTGAATCACAATACAGACCTGATCCTGTAACCGATATGAAAGGCGGAGTAATTGTTAACTGGAATGATTTCAGAAACGGACCTTCGTCTCCGTTTAACATTGATATTTATGCTCAGAGATTTGATTCGCTCGGAAATATGAAATGGACAGCGGACGGGAAACAAATCTGTGATGCTCCGTTATCTCAAAATAATAACAGGGGAATATCGGATGGAAATTTTGGTTCTATAATTACATGGGATGACAGAAGAGCCGGCACATCAATATATGATATTTATGCGCAGAGAATTGATTCGAACGGAAATTTATTATGGAGCGCAGATGATATTCTCGTAAGCAACGCAGCCGGAAATCAATACAGTCCTAAAATTGTTAAAACAAATGACGGAGCAATTATATGCTTTGAAGATACGCGTACAGGACTTAGTGATTACAACTTATACACAATGAAAATTCTGAATAACGGGGGACTTGTCGGTGTGAATTCTTCTTCATATGAAGTCGTAAATAATTTTTCGTTGAAGCAAAATTACCCGAATCCGTTCAATCCGGTTACAACAATAAAATACGAATTAAAAAATTCCGCATACATTCAGCTAAAAATTTATGATGTTCTTGGAAGTGAAGTTGCGCAGTTAGTTAATGAAAAACAAAGCAGCGGAGCATATGAAATTAAATTCGACGGCTCATCACTTTCAAGCGGAGTTTACTTCTATAAGTTAATTTCAAATGATTTTTCAGAAGTACGTTCAATGATATTAATTAAATAA
- a CDS encoding S8 family peptidase translates to MKKSYLITSFTIFVIAYIFFGFTSHNNSKISFFLNNELAARNSGEKSLVWIYFNDKGTNTLQDAKNSLSKESLARRELRGTINEMDIPIYNNYLQQVLNAGVEVKQKSDWLNAISTYLTREQIDLVTNFDFIKKVDLVAKFKKRADDIEFQRNQELPVVEYNPNLDNGNSMSYGSSLSQMQLINAVTAQDSGYNGAGIVIASFDAGFDNLGHPCFDSIRARGLHTKDFVNGDTNVANGGTGTGEHGTQTLSLIGGYKPGNLISPAYRSRFLLAKTENTASETPAEEDNWIAAVQWADGLGADIISSSLGYIDMDPGSSHTYDWTWMNGDSTVITKGANHAADIGICVVNSAGNEGFNATHNTLGAPSDGNKVICVGSVNSDKKRSSFSSVGLTTLGAIKPDICALGNGNYVAMPSYGSGSPTTYTTGSGTSFSCPMTAGVCAMILQANHNLTPAQIKTILCTKADSSFAPGRQRGYGLINAWESIKMARTMTNVTNPSSIVNDYALGQNYPNPFNPVTRIEFSLPVDASVKIVVFNSAGKKVKELVNERRGAGNYNVTFDASALNSGVYFYALYSNGILLNTKKMVLVK, encoded by the coding sequence ATGAAAAAGTCGTACCTAATTACATCATTCACCATATTTGTAATTGCCTACATTTTCTTCGGTTTCACAAGCCATAACAATTCAAAAATATCTTTTTTTCTGAATAACGAGCTTGCCGCAAGAAACTCAGGCGAAAAATCCTTAGTATGGATTTACTTCAATGATAAAGGAACAAACACTTTACAGGATGCTAAGAACAGCTTATCAAAAGAATCCTTAGCAAGAAGAGAACTCAGAGGAACTATCAATGAAATGGATATTCCTATTTACAACAATTATCTGCAGCAGGTTTTAAATGCAGGAGTTGAAGTAAAACAAAAATCCGACTGGCTAAATGCAATATCAACTTACCTTACAAGAGAACAAATAGATTTAGTAACAAATTTTGATTTCATAAAAAAAGTTGACCTCGTAGCAAAGTTCAAAAAAAGAGCTGACGATATAGAGTTTCAGAGAAATCAGGAATTACCTGTCGTTGAATATAATCCTAACTTAGATAACGGTAACTCAATGAGCTACGGTTCATCCTTATCTCAGATGCAGTTAATCAATGCAGTTACTGCTCAGGATAGCGGATACAACGGAGCAGGAATTGTAATTGCATCATTTGATGCCGGATTTGATAACTTAGGACATCCCTGTTTTGATTCAATAAGAGCAAGAGGCTTGCATACAAAAGATTTTGTAAACGGTGATACAAATGTAGCTAACGGCGGAACAGGAACAGGCGAACACGGTACACAAACACTTTCACTTATCGGTGGGTATAAGCCGGGTAATTTAATTTCACCTGCATACCGCTCAAGATTTTTACTAGCTAAGACAGAAAATACAGCAAGCGAAACTCCTGCTGAAGAAGATAACTGGATAGCCGCAGTTCAGTGGGCAGACGGCTTAGGTGCTGATATAATCTCAAGTTCACTGGGATATATTGATATGGATCCCGGTTCATCACATACTTATGACTGGACATGGATGAACGGAGACAGCACAGTTATTACCAAGGGAGCAAATCACGCGGCTGATATCGGAATCTGTGTAGTTAACTCAGCCGGTAACGAAGGATTTAATGCAACACACAATACTTTAGGCGCGCCATCTGACGGTAATAAAGTTATCTGCGTTGGTTCGGTAAACTCAGATAAAAAACGTTCTTCATTTTCATCTGTTGGACTTACAACACTCGGAGCTATAAAACCAGATATCTGTGCACTTGGAAATGGTAACTATGTAGCTATGCCAAGTTATGGTTCAGGTTCTCCTACAACATACACGACAGGTTCAGGAACATCATTCTCCTGCCCAATGACTGCAGGTGTATGCGCAATGATATTGCAGGCAAACCATAATTTAACTCCTGCTCAGATAAAAACTATTTTGTGCACAAAAGCGGATTCATCATTTGCTCCCGGAAGACAAAGAGGTTACGGATTAATTAATGCATGGGAATCCATCAAGATGGCAAGAACAATGACGAATGTTACCAACCCTTCATCAATTGTTAATGATTATGCATTGGGACAAAATTATCCTAATCCTTTCAACCCTGTAACAAGAATTGAATTCAGCTTGCCTGTTGATGCAAGTGTAAAAATTGTTGTATTCAACTCGGCAGGAAAAAAAGTTAAAGAATTGGTTAACGAAAGAAGAGGCGCAGGAAATTACAATGTTACATTCGATGCAAGCGCATTGAACAGCGGAGTTTATTTCTATGCTTTATACTCAAACGGAATTTTGCTGAACACAAAGAAAATGGTCTTAGTAAAATAA
- the nuoF gene encoding NADH-quinone oxidoreductase subunit NuoF, whose product MVKLILKDIPDFHKIDVYEKNGGYQTLKKALGMSQQEIVDEVKKSNLKGRGGACFPTGLKWSFLAKNDKPKYLICNGDESEPGSFKDREIFEKNPHQFLEGVLISSYALGVKDAYVYIRGEYWRWINMMEVALADAYKKGYVGKNIFGTDFSVNIHIHSGAGAYICGEESSMMNSLEGKRAYPRVKPPFPAVIGVWGCPTIINNIETLSNIPEIIKNGGEWFSKIGAPAHPGTLLFGVSGHVNKPGVYELETGTPLMTIINDVCGGVKNGKQIKMVIPGGSSMPPLTREECLTMKMDNESLKAIGSAIGTAGVMVMDEDTDLLKVLKRITKFYYHESCGQCTPCREGCGWMLRVLDRIDRGEGRQEDLDLLISVAENIEGNTICALGDAAAWPVKWTIRKFRDEFAAKIPKHAVHIPILNKVHGVRNEADGFNILKQNNENEVVVSLMGKVQEDLNDESVRYSG is encoded by the coding sequence ATGGTTAAATTAATATTAAAAGATATTCCTGATTTTCACAAGATAGACGTTTATGAAAAAAACGGCGGCTACCAGACTTTGAAAAAAGCTCTCGGTATGTCCCAGCAGGAAATAGTTGATGAAGTTAAGAAATCGAATTTAAAAGGCAGAGGCGGCGCATGCTTTCCAACAGGATTAAAATGGTCATTCCTCGCAAAGAACGATAAGCCGAAATATCTTATCTGCAACGGCGATGAATCAGAGCCGGGCAGCTTTAAGGATAGAGAAATATTTGAAAAGAATCCGCATCAGTTTTTAGAAGGAGTTTTGATTTCATCATACGCTCTTGGAGTTAAAGATGCATATGTTTACATCAGAGGTGAATACTGGAGATGGATAAACATGATGGAAGTCGCATTAGCAGATGCTTACAAAAAAGGATATGTTGGTAAAAATATTTTCGGAACAGATTTCTCAGTTAACATTCATATACATAGCGGAGCAGGAGCATACATCTGCGGCGAGGAATCTTCAATGATGAACTCACTTGAAGGCAAACGCGCTTATCCGAGAGTAAAACCACCGTTCCCTGCAGTAATCGGTGTATGGGGATGTCCTACAATTATCAATAATATTGAAACACTTTCAAATATACCTGAGATTATAAAAAACGGCGGTGAATGGTTCTCAAAAATCGGAGCGCCTGCACATCCTGGAACATTGTTATTCGGTGTCAGCGGTCATGTAAATAAACCGGGTGTTTATGAACTTGAAACCGGTACACCTTTAATGACCATCATTAATGATGTCTGCGGCGGTGTTAAAAACGGCAAGCAAATTAAAATGGTTATTCCGGGCGGTTCATCAATGCCTCCTCTCACAAGAGAGGAATGTCTTACAATGAAGATGGATAACGAATCATTGAAGGCAATCGGCTCTGCTATAGGTACAGCAGGTGTAATGGTAATGGATGAAGATACGGATTTACTGAAAGTATTAAAAAGAATTACAAAGTTCTATTATCATGAATCATGCGGACAGTGCACTCCTTGCAGAGAGGGCTGCGGCTGGATGCTCAGAGTATTAGATAGAATCGACAGAGGTGAAGGAAGACAGGAAGATCTTGATTTATTAATTTCAGTTGCAGAAAATATCGAAGGAAATACAATCTGCGCTCTAGGTGATGCGGCAGCATGGCCTGTAAAATGGACAATCAGAAAATTCAGAGATGAGTTCGCTGCAAAAATTCCAAAGCACGCAGTTCACATTCCTATTTTGAATAAAGTTCACGGAGTAAGAAACGAAGCTGACGGGTTCAACATCTTAAAGCAGAATAATGAAAATGAAGTTGTAGTGTCATTGATGGGTAAAGTTCAGGAAGATTTGAATGATGAATCGGTTAGATATTCCGGATAA
- a CDS encoding NAD(P)H-dependent oxidoreductase subunit E has product MFENISNHLFNSEELKTVEKHISKYPTKMSAIMPVLWMVQEKEGWISTDNMKYVGQLLELPYEHVMGVATFYTMYFKKPVGKYHLQICTNVSCMLCGGTELFKYVSDKLGIKNKEVTSDGIFSIEEVECLGSCGTAPMLQVNNKEYYENLTLPQVDELISKFRSEASKN; this is encoded by the coding sequence ATGTTCGAAAATATTTCAAATCATTTGTTCAATAGCGAAGAGTTAAAAACTGTAGAAAAGCATATTTCCAAATACCCTACAAAGATGTCGGCAATCATGCCCGTGCTTTGGATGGTACAGGAAAAAGAAGGATGGATTTCAACCGATAACATGAAGTACGTCGGCCAGCTTCTTGAGCTCCCATATGAGCACGTGATGGGCGTTGCTACATTTTATACAATGTACTTCAAAAAGCCTGTAGGAAAATATCATCTGCAGATATGCACAAATGTGTCGTGCATGCTTTGCGGCGGAACTGAACTTTTCAAATATGTAAGCGATAAGCTCGGTATAAAAAATAAAGAAGTTACTTCCGACGGAATTTTTTCTATTGAAGAAGTTGAGTGTCTCGGTTCATGCGGAACAGCTCCTATGCTTCAGGTAAATAATAAAGAGTATTATGAAAATCTCACTCTGCCTCAGGTAGATGAGCTGATTTCAAAATTCAGAAGCGAAGCTTCAAAAAACTAA
- the nuoD gene encoding NADH dehydrogenase (quinone) subunit D codes for MSHTIYKDLQDEKKDIKKTQILQALESEDLSATFDDALDNEMVLNMGPQHPATHGVLRLLLSLDGETVKKCVPELGYLHRGYEKLAEASTYHEFIPHTDRLDYLQPMANNVAYAQAVEKLIHLEIPERGKYIRTLISELARIQSHLLAFGAMVMDIGALTPFLWAIREREKILDMYDLICGARFTTSYTRIGGVAQDISDEALRGIRKFIDEFSGYLQECRDLVERNKIFINRTEGIGYMSKEDIINYGITGPTLRAAGVEADVRRDNPYLVYDQLDFRIPTYPDSDCLARYYVRVEEMVESTKIVKQCLDKIPQGAYNAYATKKVLPKKERIYTKMEELIHDFMIINFGPNPPKGESYSAVEASKGELGFYFISDGSGHPFRTKIRAPSFCNLQALPVMMKDCMIADTVVIIGGVDPVMGEADK; via the coding sequence ATGTCTCACACGATTTATAAAGATTTACAAGACGAGAAAAAAGATATTAAGAAAACGCAGATTTTACAGGCGTTGGAATCAGAAGACTTAAGCGCGACTTTTGACGATGCGTTAGATAATGAAATGGTGCTTAACATGGGTCCGCAGCATCCTGCAACTCACGGAGTATTGCGTTTGCTTCTCAGTCTCGATGGAGAAACCGTAAAAAAATGCGTACCTGAGCTTGGCTATCTTCACAGAGGATATGAAAAGCTTGCAGAAGCATCAACCTACCATGAGTTTATTCCTCATACAGACAGATTAGATTACCTTCAGCCCATGGCAAACAATGTTGCTTATGCGCAGGCTGTTGAAAAGTTAATCCACCTTGAAATTCCTGAAAGAGGAAAATATATCAGAACCCTTATCTCCGAGCTTGCAAGAATTCAATCGCATCTCCTTGCATTCGGCGCGATGGTTATGGATATCGGAGCATTAACTCCGTTCCTATGGGCAATCAGAGAAAGAGAAAAAATTCTTGATATGTATGACCTGATTTGCGGAGCAAGATTTACAACTTCATACACACGTATTGGCGGTGTTGCGCAGGATATCTCTGACGAAGCTTTAAGAGGAATAAGAAAATTTATAGATGAATTCAGCGGATACTTACAGGAGTGCCGTGACCTTGTTGAAAGAAATAAAATTTTCATCAACAGAACAGAAGGTATCGGATACATGTCAAAAGAAGATATTATCAACTACGGAATAACGGGACCGACTCTCCGCGCAGCAGGTGTTGAAGCAGATGTAAGAAGAGATAATCCATATTTAGTTTATGACCAGTTAGATTTCAGAATTCCAACATATCCTGATAGCGACTGTCTCGCAAGATATTATGTAAGAGTAGAAGAAATGGTTGAGTCAACAAAGATTGTGAAACAATGTCTTGATAAAATTCCGCAAGGCGCATACAATGCATACGCTACAAAAAAAGTTCTTCCTAAGAAAGAAAGAATTTATACTAAGATGGAAGAGCTTATTCATGACTTTATGATTATCAACTTCGGACCGAATCCTCCTAAAGGGGAGTCATACTCCGCAGTTGAAGCATCAAAAGGTGAACTCGGATTTTATTTTATCAGCGACGGCAGCGGACATCCGTTCCGTACAAAGATCCGCGCTCCAAGTTTCTGTAACTTACAGGCATTGCCTGTAATGATGAAGGACTGCATGATTGCAGATACAGTTGTTATTATTGGCGGTGTTGACCCTGTGATGGGTGAAGCAGATAAGTAA
- a CDS encoding NADH-quinone oxidoreductase subunit C, whose product MTEQRLNTLKEKLSNFNLQYTDVNGTPSITIPNENLLDVCNILKQDLQFDQCRDAVGVDRFTKKNRFEIIYNLYSIPFKERLFIRVEIDGKNPESQSLTSVWASTNWYEREAYDMIGIKFTGHPDLRRVYMPEDYEYFPLRKDFPLMGIEGSIPLPNK is encoded by the coding sequence ATGACTGAACAAAGACTTAATACCCTAAAAGAAAAACTCAGTAATTTTAATCTTCAGTACACCGATGTAAATGGAACGCCTTCCATTACAATTCCAAATGAAAATCTTCTAGATGTCTGCAATATTTTAAAGCAGGATTTACAATTTGATCAGTGCAGAGATGCAGTCGGCGTTGACCGCTTCACTAAAAAGAACAGATTTGAGATTATTTATAATCTTTATTCTATTCCTTTTAAAGAAAGACTATTTATCAGAGTTGAAATTGACGGAAAAAATCCCGAATCACAATCGCTGACATCAGTTTGGGCTTCAACAAACTGGTACGAAAGAGAAGCATATGATATGATCGGAATAAAATTCACAGGACATCCTGACTTAAGAAGAGTTTATATGCCGGAAGATTATGAATATTTCCCGCTAAGAAAAGATTTTCCTTTGATGGGAATCGAAGGCTCAATACCTTTACCTAACAAATAA
- a CDS encoding T9SS type A sorting domain-containing protein has translation MKKALYSLFLMLFVISFSQTSFAQIKLQEGFETTDTIPGALPSGWSLWNHANFPIDPTGNWTVRDSGHSMPGLSNALSKSHSGKRSMGATWYAAIDTNAGTYEVSDAWLVTKRVDVTAGDSLRFFVSGGSASYLDSMQVWVCIIDSMPENFLFFPSYKLASISFPAGSTYGQFVRKAYSLNFIAGQTAWVGFRYYTDAAVDGFAVYLDDVMIGSPNVGVTPTNSNVPDKFALEQNYPNPFNPTTNIKFSLPKASNVQLIIYNSMGQEVKSLMNEYKSAGSYSVDFNASNLASGTYFYKIITSDFTETKKMTLVK, from the coding sequence ATGAAAAAAGCACTCTACTCCCTCTTCTTAATGTTGTTCGTAATAAGTTTTTCACAAACATCGTTTGCGCAGATAAAGTTGCAGGAAGGTTTCGAAACCACTGATACAATTCCGGGCGCTCTTCCAAGCGGCTGGTCCCTCTGGAACCATGCAAATTTTCCTATTGACCCAACGGGAAACTGGACAGTCAGAGACTCAGGTCATTCTATGCCAGGTTTATCTAATGCTCTTTCAAAATCACATTCAGGCAAGAGATCTATGGGTGCTACATGGTATGCTGCAATAGATACCAATGCAGGAACTTACGAAGTTTCAGATGCATGGTTAGTAACAAAAAGAGTAGACGTGACTGCCGGAGATTCGTTAAGATTCTTTGTATCCGGCGGTTCAGCATCTTATCTTGATAGTATGCAAGTTTGGGTATGTATTATTGATTCCATGCCTGAAAATTTTCTATTTTTCCCTAGTTATAAATTAGCCTCTATTTCTTTCCCTGCCGGCTCGACTTATGGTCAGTTTGTAAGAAAAGCATATAGCTTAAACTTCATAGCCGGTCAGACTGCCTGGGTAGGTTTCAGATATTATACAGATGCTGCTGTTGACGGTTTCGCAGTATATTTAGATGACGTTATGATTGGAAGCCCGAACGTTGGTGTAACACCAACAAATTCAAATGTCCCGGATAAATTTGCTCTTGAGCAAAATTATCCTAATCCTTTCAACCCAACTACTAACATTAAATTCAGCTTACCAAAAGCAAGTAATGTTCAGTTGATAATTTACAATTCGATGGGTCAGGAAGTAAAGAGCTTAATGAACGAGTACAAATCTGCCGGTTCTTATAGTGTAGATTTCAATGCTTCAAATTTAGCCAGTGGTACCTATTTCTATAAAATCATTACAAGTGATTTCACCGAAACAAAGAAAATGACTTTAGTAAAATAA
- a CDS encoding NADH-quinone oxidoreductase subunit B, which translates to MGLEERLSNDGFVTSKIDELIKWGRKNALWPMPMGISCCAIEMMAVAGPRFDISRFGSEVFRFSPRQSDVMIVAGTVTYKMAKVVRKIYDQMPDPKWVIAMGACTSSGGMYRTYSVVQGIDQFLPVDVYVAGCPPRPDNLLNALIKIQEKVGSKDTSSFSYN; encoded by the coding sequence ATGGGATTAGAAGAAAGACTTTCCAATGACGGATTTGTAACATCCAAAATAGATGAATTAATTAAATGGGGAAGAAAGAATGCTCTATGGCCAATGCCGATGGGTATATCATGCTGTGCTATTGAAATGATGGCAGTGGCGGGTCCAAGATTTGATATTTCAAGATTCGGTTCAGAGGTATTCAGATTTTCTCCAAGACAGTCTGATGTAATGATAGTAGCCGGAACAGTAACATATAAAATGGCAAAAGTAGTAAGAAAGATTTACGACCAGATGCCTGACCCGAAATGGGTTATTGCAATGGGCGCTTGTACATCTTCTGGCGGAATGTACAGAACATATTCTGTAGTTCAGGGCATTGATCAGTTTTTACCTGTTGACGTGTACGTTGCAGGATGCCCCCCACGACCTGATAATTTATTGAACGCTTTAATAAAGATTCAGGAAAAAGTCGGTTCCAAAGATACAAGTTCATTTTCTTATAACTAA